A genomic stretch from Deinococcus cellulosilyticus NBRC 106333 = KACC 11606 includes:
- a CDS encoding glutamine--tRNA ligase/YqeY domain fusion protein, which produces MSDLTDARHVSPNFITEIIDSDLSAGRYKKVVTRFPPEPNGYLHIGHAKAICLNFGIALDYEGQCNLRFDDTNPEKENYEFVNSIRQDVEWLGFKPAQVLFASDYFEKYYECAIQLIKDGNAYVDSVSDEEMRQLRGNLETPGTPSPYRDRSVEENLDLLARMRAGEFPEGAHVLRGKIDLGSPNMKLRDPVLYRILHSAHYHVGEGWHIYPLYDFAHPLEDFIEGISHSICTLEFENNRAIYDWLLDSLKGKCGFPENPRPHQYENARLVLDNTVLSKRKLIIMAERRYLDGWNKPFEAPVISGWSDPRMPTISGIRRRGVRPEAIREFIRRVGVSKTNSRVDLSTLDAAIRDDLNFISPRVMAVLKPLKVVIDNLPENHLEELDAPYWPHDVPNEGSRKLPFTREIYIDQDDFMEEAAPGFQRLTLGGKARLRYAYNITCEAIVKDDDGNIIELLCSYDPESKDGPRGVKGVIHWVSAEKAVPAEFRAYDRLFTVANPDAEEGDFTDYLNPDSLKVFKGFVEPSVLQDSKDTRYQFERVGYYWQDPEDSTAEGLVFNRIVTLKDSFAEKKAEGKGQKAEGRKQKAESKPQVKNEVVLTAEEQTQVDAFKAKGLNDSEALTLTRDGKLRAYLADAGDQMSVLASWVITDLSGAIREGRNSVTLDQLSNLVSKIQSGEISNRIAKDVLAEALESGKDPSAIVEEKGLKQVSDTGALEAVIRQVMDQNPDKVAAYRGGKTGLMGFFVGQVMRETRGQGNPQLVNELVGKLLQG; this is translated from the coding sequence ATGAGCGACCTCACAGACGCCAGACACGTCAGTCCCAATTTCATCACCGAGATCATTGACAGCGACCTCTCTGCAGGGCGCTACAAGAAGGTGGTGACCCGTTTTCCCCCGGAGCCCAACGGTTACCTGCACATCGGTCACGCCAAGGCCATCTGCCTGAACTTTGGCATCGCCCTCGATTATGAGGGGCAGTGCAACCTGCGTTTCGATGACACCAACCCTGAGAAGGAGAACTACGAGTTCGTGAACTCCATCCGTCAGGATGTGGAGTGGCTCGGGTTCAAACCTGCTCAGGTGCTTTTCGCCTCGGACTACTTTGAGAAGTACTACGAGTGCGCCATCCAGCTGATCAAAGATGGGAACGCCTACGTGGATTCCGTCTCTGACGAGGAAATGCGTCAGCTCAGAGGGAATCTGGAGACCCCAGGAACCCCCAGCCCTTACCGGGACCGCAGTGTGGAGGAGAACCTCGACCTGCTTGCCCGCATGCGTGCAGGCGAGTTCCCCGAAGGTGCCCATGTTCTGCGTGGGAAAATCGACCTGGGCAGCCCGAACATGAAGCTGCGCGACCCTGTGCTGTACCGCATCCTGCACTCTGCGCACTACCATGTTGGGGAAGGCTGGCACATCTACCCCCTTTATGACTTTGCCCATCCCCTTGAGGATTTCATTGAGGGGATCAGCCACTCGATCTGCACCCTGGAATTCGAGAACAACCGGGCCATTTACGACTGGCTTCTGGACAGCCTGAAAGGCAAATGCGGCTTCCCCGAGAACCCCCGTCCCCACCAGTACGAGAATGCCCGTCTGGTGCTCGACAACACCGTGCTCTCCAAGCGCAAACTGATCATCATGGCAGAGCGGCGCTACCTGGACGGCTGGAACAAGCCTTTCGAGGCCCCAGTGATCAGTGGCTGGAGCGACCCTCGCATGCCCACCATCTCTGGAATTCGCCGCAGAGGGGTGCGCCCTGAGGCCATCCGCGAGTTCATCCGCCGGGTGGGGGTCTCCAAGACCAATTCCCGTGTGGACCTGAGCACCCTGGATGCAGCGATTCGAGATGACCTGAACTTCATCTCTCCCCGCGTCATGGCTGTCCTGAAGCCCCTGAAGGTGGTCATCGACAACCTGCCTGAAAATCATCTGGAAGAACTCGATGCCCCCTACTGGCCGCATGATGTGCCCAACGAGGGCAGCCGCAAACTGCCCTTCACCCGAGAAATTTACATCGATCAGGACGATTTCATGGAGGAGGCCGCCCCCGGATTCCAGCGCCTGACCCTGGGGGGCAAGGCCCGTCTGCGTTACGCCTACAACATCACCTGTGAGGCCATTGTCAAGGACGATGACGGCAACATCATCGAACTCTTGTGCAGTTACGACCCTGAAAGCAAAGACGGTCCCAGAGGGGTGAAAGGCGTCATTCACTGGGTCAGCGCAGAGAAAGCCGTGCCTGCAGAATTCCGTGCCTATGACCGTCTGTTCACCGTGGCCAACCCTGATGCTGAAGAGGGAGATTTCACCGATTACCTGAACCCCGATTCCCTGAAGGTCTTCAAGGGCTTTGTGGAACCCAGTGTTCTGCAGGACAGCAAAGACACCCGCTACCAGTTCGAGCGTGTGGGGTATTACTGGCAGGACCCCGAGGACAGCACTGCTGAAGGGCTGGTCTTCAACCGCATTGTGACGCTGAAGGACTCTTTTGCGGAGAAAAAAGCCGAGGGCAAGGGGCAAAAGGCAGAAGGCAGAAAGCAGAAGGCAGAAAGCAAGCCTCAGGTGAAAAACGAAGTGGTCCTGACCGCTGAAGAGCAAACCCAGGTGGATGCCTTCAAAGCAAAAGGCCTGAATGACTCTGAGGCCCTGACCCTGACCCGTGACGGGAAGCTGAGGGCTTATCTGGCCGATGCTGGAGACCAGATGTCTGTGCTGGCAAGCTGGGTGATCACCGACCTGTCTGGGGCCATCCGCGAGGGCCGCAACTCGGTGACGCTGGATCAGCTTTCAAATCTGGTCAGCAAAATCCAGAGCGGCGAAATCAGCAACCGCATTGCCAAAGATGTGCTTGCAGAAGCCCTCGAATCAGGCAAAGACCCCAGTGCCATTGTTGAGGAAAAAGGCCTGAAGCAGGTCAGCGACACCGGCGCACTGGAAGCTGTGATCCGTCAGGTGATGGACCAGAACCCCGACAAGGTGGCTGCCTACCGTGGGGGCAAAACCGGCCTGATGGGCTTCTTTGTCGGTCAGGTCATGCGGGAAACCAGAGGGCAGGGCAACCCACAACTGGTGAATGAACTGGTCGGGAAGTTGTTGCAAGGGTAA
- the glpK gene encoding glycerol kinase GlpK translates to MTYILALDQGTTSCRAIVFDHEGSVRGVAQKEFQQIFPRPGWVEHDALDIYSTQVGVTSEVLAHLGISARDVSAIGITNQRETTVVWDRETGQPIMNAIVWQDRRTAGRCDELRRQNQAEVFQQKTGLVLDAYFSGTKLEWILDHVEGARERAGRGELAFGTIDTWLVWKLTGGKVHVTDPSNASRTLLYNIHTGDWDDELLEILSIPRSVLPEVRSSSEVYGQTLPHLFGGEIPIAGIAGDQQAATFGQACHEVGMAKNTYGTGCFMLLNTGTEAIPSQNNLLTTVAWKRDEQLTYALEGSVFMAGATVQWLRDGLGIIRDSSEVEALAATVDTTDGVYLVPAFVGLGAPYWDPYARGSLLGMTRGTTRAHIARAALESICFQTADVLHAMQEDSGIELKELRVDGGASRNNLMMQFQADILGVPVVRPKVTETTALGAAYLAGLAVGYWSGTSDISKQWQVDERFEPSMQKETREKLLAGWKKAVDRARNWEEHE, encoded by the coding sequence ATGACCTACATTCTTGCTCTTGATCAGGGCACCACGTCCTGCCGCGCCATTGTGTTTGACCATGAAGGCTCGGTGCGAGGGGTGGCCCAGAAGGAATTCCAGCAGATTTTTCCCCGCCCAGGGTGGGTGGAGCATGATGCCCTGGACATCTACAGCACGCAGGTGGGGGTGACCAGTGAGGTGCTGGCCCACCTGGGCATTTCTGCCCGGGATGTTTCTGCCATTGGCATCACCAACCAGCGGGAAACCACAGTGGTGTGGGACCGGGAGACCGGTCAGCCGATCATGAATGCCATTGTGTGGCAGGACCGCCGGACTGCGGGGCGTTGCGATGAACTGCGCCGGCAGAACCAGGCGGAGGTCTTTCAGCAGAAAACAGGTCTGGTGCTGGACGCCTATTTTTCAGGCACCAAGCTGGAATGGATTCTGGACCACGTGGAGGGGGCCAGGGAACGTGCAGGGCGTGGAGAGTTGGCCTTTGGCACCATCGACACCTGGCTGGTCTGGAAGCTGACCGGAGGGAAAGTGCATGTCACGGACCCCAGCAATGCTTCCAGAACACTGCTGTACAACATTCACACAGGCGACTGGGACGATGAACTGCTGGAGATCCTGAGCATTCCCCGCAGTGTGCTGCCTGAAGTCCGGTCCAGCAGTGAGGTGTATGGGCAGACCCTCCCCCATCTGTTCGGAGGCGAGATCCCCATTGCAGGGATTGCCGGGGACCAGCAGGCCGCCACCTTCGGACAGGCCTGTCATGAAGTCGGAATGGCGAAAAACACTTACGGAACGGGCTGCTTCATGCTGCTGAATACGGGAACAGAAGCCATTCCCAGCCAGAACAACCTGCTGACCACAGTGGCCTGGAAGAGGGATGAACAGCTGACCTATGCTTTGGAGGGCAGTGTCTTCATGGCAGGTGCGACGGTGCAATGGCTGAGAGATGGTCTCGGCATCATCCGGGACAGCAGTGAGGTGGAAGCCCTGGCAGCAACGGTGGACACCACAGACGGCGTGTACCTGGTGCCTGCTTTTGTGGGTCTGGGTGCCCCCTACTGGGACCCTTATGCCAGAGGAAGCCTGCTGGGCATGACCCGTGGAACCACCCGTGCCCACATTGCCCGTGCCGCCCTGGAATCCATCTGTTTCCAGACGGCAGACGTGCTGCACGCCATGCAGGAGGACTCCGGGATTGAACTGAAAGAACTGCGGGTGGATGGAGGGGCCTCACGCAACAACCTGATGATGCAGTTCCAGGCCGACATTCTGGGTGTGCCCGTGGTGCGCCCAAAAGTCACCGAAACCACCGCACTCGGTGCAGCTTATCTGGCAGGGCTGGCGGTGGGGTACTGGTCCGGGACATCAGACATCAGCAAACAGTGGCAGGTGGATGAGCGCTTTGAACCGTCCATGCAAAAAGAAACCCGCGAGAAACTTCTCGCAGGCTGGAAGAAGGCTGTGGATCGGGCCAGAAACTGGGAAGAGCACGAATAA
- a CDS encoding ABC transporter permease, giving the protein MTTASRPSIKPLMAISRQGVLIALVLLMVFGGFRYEGFISEYNIESVLRYNSMFGLIALGMTFVIITGGIDLSVGSVIALCSVVAAKLSPEGAFLGLLVPVLVGALIGCINGAVITRLQIAPFIVTLATLLGARGLALLISNNQSISVEVAGSFIQIGQGDFLGFPIPACIMLLAFVMGGLALTQSRFGRYALSVGDNEEAARLMGLPVDSTKFWVYVLSGSLSGLAGVILASQFGAGQPTEGVGWELSAIAAVVVGGTLLTGGVGTVWGTLVGVLLLGMIFNVLNFENGKGFINLSVYWQSVIRGLFLLLVVILQSRLSRKRV; this is encoded by the coding sequence ATGACCACAGCAAGCAGACCCTCCATCAAACCCCTGATGGCCATCAGCAGACAGGGCGTGCTCATTGCCCTGGTTCTGCTGATGGTGTTCGGTGGGTTCCGGTATGAGGGTTTCATCAGCGAGTACAACATCGAAAGTGTCCTGAGGTACAACAGCATGTTTGGCCTGATTGCCCTGGGCATGACCTTCGTGATCATCACCGGAGGGATTGACCTCTCGGTGGGAAGTGTGATTGCGCTGTGCAGTGTGGTGGCTGCAAAACTGAGCCCTGAAGGTGCTTTCCTGGGGCTGCTGGTTCCCGTGCTGGTGGGTGCCCTGATCGGGTGCATCAATGGAGCGGTGATCACCCGTCTGCAGATTGCACCTTTCATTGTCACGCTTGCCACCCTGCTCGGGGCAAGGGGCCTGGCCTTGCTGATTTCCAACAACCAGTCGATCAGTGTGGAGGTCGCCGGAAGCTTCATCCAGATTGGGCAGGGAGATTTCCTTGGATTTCCCATTCCTGCCTGCATCATGCTGCTGGCCTTTGTGATGGGAGGGCTGGCCCTCACCCAGAGCCGCTTTGGACGTTACGCCCTTTCTGTGGGAGACAACGAGGAAGCGGCAAGGCTGATGGGCCTTCCGGTGGACAGCACCAAATTCTGGGTTTATGTGCTCTCTGGTTCCCTCTCCGGGCTTGCCGGGGTGATTCTGGCCTCCCAGTTTGGGGCCGGTCAACCCACCGAGGGGGTGGGCTGGGAACTCTCGGCCATCGCTGCTGTGGTGGTGGGAGGGACGCTCCTCACCGGAGGCGTCGGAACCGTGTGGGGCACCCTGGTGGGCGTGCTGCTGCTCGGCATGATCTTCAATGTGCTCAATTTCGAAAACGGCAAGGGGTTCATCAACCTGTCGGTCTACTGGCAGAGCGTGATCCGGGGTTTGTTTCTGCTGCTGGTGGTCATTTTGCAGAGCAGACTGAGCCGGAAGAGGGTTTGA
- a CDS encoding ABC transporter permease produces MLGSNTMKPKNNGPERKFSWQTFLQQYSGIITLLVLFVFNAIFTPHFLSMQTLNINLTQVATIVIVGVGMTLVIATGGIDLSVGSLMAIAGALAPMIFMSEGLKDSPYGIALAFVLPVLAVTLLGLFNGLLVSKFQLQPIIATLVLFIAGRGIAQVLTGGNLQTFTNPAFQYIGMGKPFGIPFQVILMVLIVVLAAWMLRKTVLGRHILSVGGNEKAARLSGVPIQGIKYAVYAISGLLAGIAGLITIAINSASDANQVGQNMELDAIAAVAVGGTLLEGGKATIVGTLIGALIIQLIRYTLLAKGVPDSVALIVKAGIIVGAVALQRSRRA; encoded by the coding sequence ATGCTGGGCAGTAACACCATGAAACCCAAGAACAACGGACCGGAGCGGAAGTTCAGCTGGCAAACCTTCTTGCAGCAGTATAGTGGCATCATCACCCTGCTGGTGCTGTTCGTGTTCAATGCAATCTTTACCCCGCACTTTCTGTCGATGCAGACCCTGAACATCAACTTGACGCAGGTGGCGACCATTGTGATTGTGGGGGTGGGGATGACCCTGGTGATTGCCACCGGAGGCATTGACCTCTCAGTGGGGTCCCTGATGGCGATTGCGGGTGCCCTTGCACCAATGATTTTCATGTCAGAAGGACTGAAGGACAGCCCTTACGGGATCGCCCTGGCTTTTGTGCTGCCTGTGCTTGCAGTGACCCTGCTCGGCCTGTTCAACGGTTTGCTGGTCAGCAAGTTTCAGCTTCAGCCGATCATTGCCACGCTGGTTCTGTTTATCGCAGGCCGCGGCATTGCCCAGGTGCTCACAGGGGGCAACCTGCAGACCTTCACCAATCCGGCCTTTCAGTACATCGGGATGGGCAAACCTTTCGGGATTCCCTTTCAGGTGATCCTGATGGTCCTGATTGTGGTGCTTGCGGCCTGGATGCTGCGCAAAACGGTGCTCGGAAGGCACATCCTCTCGGTGGGTGGCAACGAGAAAGCGGCCAGATTGAGCGGGGTACCCATTCAGGGCATCAAGTATGCCGTTTATGCCATCAGTGGGCTGCTGGCAGGCATTGCTGGTCTCATCACCATCGCCATCAATTCGGCCAGTGACGCCAACCAGGTGGGACAGAACATGGAACTTGATGCCATTGCAGCCGTAGCGGTGGGGGGCACGCTGCTGGAAGGTGGAAAAGCCACCATTGTCGGGACCCTGATCGGGGCACTCATCATCCAGCTCATCCGGTACACCCTGCTCGCCAAAGGGGTGCCCGATTCGGTGGCCCTGATCGTCAAAGCGGGCATCATCGTGGGTGCTGTGGCCCTGCAACGCAGCAGGAGGGCATGA
- a CDS encoding sugar ABC transporter ATP-binding protein: MTPSQSEPLLTMQGIFKAFSGTLALKDASLVVQAGEVHALIGQNGAGKSTLLKILTGAYRKDSGSIHFDGREVHFRTPLEAQNGGIATIYQEVNLVLKRSVSENILLGREPRRFGLIDWKEMHRQAEEVLQSMGLALDVRRDLGEYSIATQQMVAIARAISQKAKLVVMDEPTSSLDESEVETLFSVIRKLKSENVAVIFVSHYLDELYAISDRITVMRDGRTVHTGPIQDIGKFELVAKMLGREIDEMERQGRTGFVTLKSTVKEEILTVEQLKRAPRLQNVHLSVRKGEILGVAGLLGSGRTETARVLFGADPADQGTIRWKNQPSKVRSPQGAIRLGMGFCSEDRKQEGIIPHLSVRENLTLALLPRIAKAGIIDSKAQQKIVDKFISRLGIKCSSPEQPIRELSGGNQQKVLLARWLCMNPDLLILDEPTRGIDVGAKAEIQQLISDLAEDGLGVLMISSELEELTEGCHRVVVLRDGETVAELHGEDLSEKHIMHAMAGAEGAQHAGQ; this comes from the coding sequence ATGACCCCATCCCAGTCAGAACCCCTGCTCACCATGCAAGGCATTTTCAAAGCTTTTTCCGGCACCCTGGCCCTGAAAGACGCCTCACTGGTGGTCCAGGCCGGAGAGGTGCACGCCCTGATCGGGCAGAACGGTGCAGGCAAATCGACCCTCCTCAAAATTCTCACCGGAGCCTACCGCAAGGACTCCGGAAGCATTCATTTTGATGGCAGAGAGGTGCACTTCAGGACCCCTCTGGAAGCCCAGAACGGTGGCATTGCCACCATCTACCAGGAAGTGAACCTTGTTCTGAAACGCAGTGTCAGCGAAAACATCCTGCTGGGACGTGAACCCAGACGCTTTGGTCTGATTGACTGGAAAGAAATGCACCGACAGGCCGAAGAGGTCCTGCAAAGCATGGGTCTTGCTCTGGATGTCAGGCGCGACCTCGGCGAGTACAGCATCGCGACGCAGCAGATGGTGGCGATTGCCAGAGCAATCTCCCAGAAAGCAAAACTGGTGGTGATGGATGAACCGACCAGTTCGCTGGACGAATCCGAAGTGGAAACCCTGTTTTCGGTGATCCGCAAACTGAAAAGTGAAAATGTCGCCGTGATTTTTGTGTCCCATTATCTGGATGAGCTGTATGCCATCTCGGACCGGATCACCGTGATGCGAGATGGCCGCACTGTCCACACCGGACCCATCCAGGACATTGGCAAGTTTGAACTGGTCGCCAAAATGCTCGGGCGTGAAATTGATGAGATGGAACGCCAGGGACGCACGGGCTTTGTGACCTTGAAAAGCACCGTCAAAGAAGAAATCCTGACCGTGGAGCAGCTGAAACGCGCGCCCAGACTGCAGAATGTGCACCTCAGTGTTCGAAAGGGTGAGATTCTGGGTGTGGCCGGACTGCTGGGCTCGGGTCGCACAGAGACCGCCCGCGTGCTGTTTGGGGCAGATCCAGCAGACCAGGGGACCATCCGCTGGAAGAACCAGCCTTCAAAAGTGCGCTCCCCGCAGGGAGCCATTCGTCTGGGGATGGGATTTTGCAGTGAAGACCGCAAGCAGGAAGGCATCATCCCGCACCTCTCGGTGAGGGAAAACCTCACCCTGGCTTTGCTTCCCCGCATTGCGAAAGCTGGAATCATCGACAGCAAAGCGCAGCAGAAGATTGTGGACAAATTCATCTCCCGGCTGGGGATCAAATGCTCCTCTCCAGAGCAACCCATCCGGGAACTCTCCGGAGGGAACCAGCAGAAAGTGCTGCTGGCCCGCTGGCTGTGCATGAACCCGGATCTGCTGATTCTGGACGAACCCACCCGTGGCATTGATGTGGGGGCCAAAGCAGAAATCCAGCAGCTGATCAGCGATCTGGCTGAAGACGGTCTGGGGGTCCTGATGATCTCTTCAGAACTCGAAGAACTCACCGAGGGCTGCCACCGGGTGGTGGTCCTCCGGGATGGGGAAACCGTGGCTGAGCTGCACGGAGAAGACCTCAGCGAGAAACACATCATGCATGCCATGGCCGGAGCAGAAGGGGCACAGCATGCTGGGCAGTAA
- a CDS encoding ABC transporter substrate-binding protein — MFLAVGLTLSAFTLAADTGLPKLAVKAKYKIGFAQTESNNPWRIAQTKSMQDEAKKLGWQLVYTDAAGSAAKQVADVRSMIAQKVDAIFLAPREEKPLAPVILEAKKAGIPVFLIDRNVDQSLAKAGTDYVTFIGSNFIEEGKRVGEWIAKKTNGKANIIELEGTTGSSPANDRKTGFDNVIKKYPGMKILASQTGDFARDKGRQVMETLLQAHPEVNVVYAHNDEMAIGAIAALEAAGKKPGKDVLVLSIDGGKEAVQLVVDGKIAYVVECNPKFGPKAYSTLKDYAAGKKIPAKIINPDREFHAGNAKQLLNTAY, encoded by the coding sequence ATGTTTTTGGCAGTGGGTTTGACCCTTTCCGCTTTCACTCTGGCCGCAGACACGGGTCTGCCCAAACTTGCAGTGAAGGCCAAATACAAAATCGGATTTGCACAGACAGAAAGCAACAACCCCTGGCGCATTGCCCAGACCAAAAGCATGCAGGACGAGGCCAAAAAACTGGGCTGGCAACTGGTCTACACCGATGCTGCAGGTTCTGCTGCCAAACAGGTGGCAGACGTGCGCAGCATGATCGCCCAGAAGGTGGATGCCATCTTCCTTGCTCCCCGTGAGGAAAAGCCCCTTGCTCCGGTGATTCTGGAAGCCAAAAAAGCAGGCATTCCGGTGTTCCTGATTGACCGCAATGTGGACCAGAGCCTCGCCAAGGCAGGAACCGACTACGTGACCTTCATCGGATCGAACTTCATTGAAGAAGGCAAACGGGTTGGGGAGTGGATCGCCAAAAAGACCAACGGCAAGGCCAACATCATCGAACTTGAGGGCACCACCGGGTCAAGTCCAGCCAACGACCGCAAAACAGGCTTTGACAATGTGATCAAGAAATACCCTGGCATGAAAATCCTGGCCTCCCAGACCGGAGATTTTGCGCGCGATAAAGGCCGCCAGGTGATGGAAACCCTGCTGCAGGCCCACCCGGAAGTGAATGTGGTATACGCCCACAACGATGAAATGGCGATTGGGGCCATCGCTGCCCTGGAAGCCGCGGGGAAAAAGCCCGGTAAAGACGTGCTGGTGCTGTCCATTGATGGGGGCAAGGAAGCCGTGCAACTGGTGGTGGATGGCAAGATCGCCTATGTGGTCGAATGCAACCCCAAATTTGGTCCCAAAGCTTACAGCACCCTCAAAGATTATGCTGCAGGCAAGAAAATCCCTGCCAAGATCATCAACCCGGACCGTGAATTTCACGCTGGAAACGCCAAACAGCTCCTCAACACTGCCTACTGA